AATTGGAACCCGGATATTTGCATACTTTATTGAGATTCTGGATCCTATTTAATCTTTCCATTTTAGTTGGCTTTCTTTGACACCACTCCAGTAGGAAGGGAGGGATGCTGCCTCATTACTGCCAAGTGGAAGTGGAAGTCTAGGTGACCCACTCGACCTCTGTTGACACTTGAGGGTGGGGCACTTCTTTTTACTGCTGGGTGGATGTGGGAGTTCCAGTGTCTCTACTGACACCACGGGACAGGAGGGTGATGGGTACAGGCTCTCAGGGATGAAAGTCCTTATTCTGTACTTGGCCTTTTCTGACTCCACCCAGGTAGCATATTGGGTACCTTGTTACAGCCCTGCAAAGGTGGAAGTCTGGGCTCCCCAcagggtctttgctgctgtggaAGAAGGTGAGGCCACAGTTTTTTCTATGGTGTATGGCTGGAGTAGAGTGTTTTTTGTCTAAAGATTTTCTGTCTTTCTAGGCTGTTCCTTTTCTGGTCCTTTGTCTAGAGAATGCAGGCTTTTTTTGAGGCTTCTTTTTGATCTGTGCTTGTTGGTATTCCTGGATTGCCAGTTTCTTCTGCTTTAAGTCTGAgatatatcaaaaaagaaaatccagggggcttccctggtggcgcagtggttgagagaccgcctgccgatgcaggggacacgggttcgtgacccattccgggaagatcccacattctgtggactggctgggcccgtgagccatggccgctgagcctgcgcatccggagcctgtgctccgcaacgggagaggccaaaacagaggcccgcgtaccgcaaaaaaaaaaaaaaaaattccaggggaCTCACCACTATGTCATTGCTTAAGTCCCAAGGTCCCTAGCCAGTCTGCTTCTTCTCTCCAAACTTTCAGAGTCctcttatattttttttaaaacaaataatgtcTAGAGTTTTTTGTTGTACTTAGCAGGAGGATTGGGAAAATACTTCTTAGAcgtctgtatattgattttgagTTAGGGACTGTTTGTTTTCAGTAGCCTTGTCCCTTAGTCTTTTCCATcatgtctttttccatctcttttatgCCTGAAGTCCTTTTCTGCTCCTAGATGAGACAGTCCCCATCCATATTCTTCCCTTGCACTCCTCCATTCTGCTGGGTTACTACTTTGTGACTCTCTTCTTTTCTCAAACCCCTACCCTGTCAGGAGAtgacctgctttttaaaattattattattaatttatttattcatttttggctgcgttgagtcttcgttgctgtgcatgggctttctctagttgcggcaagtgggggctactcttcgttgcagtgcgcaggcttctcattgcggtggcttctcttgttgcagagcatgggctctaggtgtgcgggcttcagtagttgtggcatgcgggctcagtagttgtggctcatgggctctagagcgcaggctcagtagttgtggtgcataggcttagttgctccacggcatgtgggatcttcccggaccagggctcaaacccgtgtcccctgcattggcaggtggattcttaaccactgcaccaccagggaagtctcctggctttctacttcactgagaaaactgaaaccaccAGAAGAGGACTTTACCAGATGCCCTCCACTGCCTCCACTCACTCACTGGCATCTAACTACATTTGTGGCTGCCTGGCTATTTCCACCACGAATGTTTGACCCCACATCCTATCCCCTCTTGCCCATCCAGAGACCTTGCTTCAacaattcttctttctctctccttgagCATCAGTTTTTGCTCTCCAATGGATTGTTCTCTTCAGCAATAAAAGCGTAAACATTCTTGTATTTTCACCTTAAAAATACAAACTTCTCTCTATTTTACCTTCCACATCTATTTCTGTGCTTCCTGTCTTTGCTCCCCTTTATatcaaaattctttgaaaaagttttctgtttttttcctactCTTTGTCTCTAGTCCCCCTTCTCTAATTGTCAAACGCACATCAGACTGGCTTTTGCCTCACAACTCCAGCAAAAGTACTTTTGTCAAGATCACCagtgacctttttttaaaaaaaaaaattctttctttctttctttctttctttatttttggctgcgtcgggtcttagttgcagtgtgcgggctctttgttacggcacatgggcttctctctagttgcagcaggtgggcttagttgccccgcggcatgtgggatcttagttccccaaccagggatcgaacccacgtcccctgcactggaaggcagattcttaaccactggaccaccagagacgtCCCACCAATGACTTTTACACTAAATCCAATGTTCAGTTCTTGGGCCTGGACATTGATCCATCTTGATCCATAAACAGAATTGGACTCAGCTGGTCCCCCATCTTCCTTGAAGATCTATCTTCACTTGGCTTCTCTCCTGACTTTCCTCCTACCTACTTGGCTGCTCCTTTTCTATGTCCATTGTTGGTTTATCctcatcttctcaatcttttaaTGTTCATGTGCACAAGGCTCAGTCATATTACACTCATCTTGTTGATGATTTCTTCTTGTCTCATGACTTTTAGACACCATCTGTATAATAATGATTTTCCAGTTTATGTCTCCAAGTCAGACTTTTCCTGAACTCTGGACTAGTTTATCCAATATTTCCGTTGGATGCTAGTAGGCACCTCAGAGTCACCATGTGCAAAACTGAACTCCTGGTCTTCCTCAATACCTGCTTTATCTACAACCTTCTGTAGCTCGGTTGGTGGCAATACCATCTATCTAGTTGTTCAGCCCTAAAACCCAGGAGTTCTTCTAGATTGTACACTTTATCTCACTGTACATATCCCATTTGTTGAACAGTTAAGCTGGCTTTCAAAATATCACAAATCTATCCTGTCCCATCACCTCCATTGCAACTACATTGCTCCACGTCACCTTCAGCACTGGCCTGGATGACTGTGAGGGCCTCCTCACTTGTTTCCCTGCTTACAGTCTATACCACACATAAGTGAGAAAATTCTGTTAATATGTCAATTCCATGCCCAGTCCTTTTTGGCCCCCCAGGTCACTGTGAGTCAGCTCCAGCATCCTCTGATAACATGGGCCTCTGTGCCATTCCTCAGATACACCAGGCTCACATGTGCTGGGATCATCTGgggaagttatattttaaaaaaaaaaattgatactcAATTGACATTgtcttaaatttattatttttagaaaaattgacATCTTCCTGATTGAAAACTTTTCCTAACAGAACTATGACTCTCTTTTTATTTACCTCTTCTTTTATGTCCCTTGGAAAGGTTTTATTTATGCAAATCCTATTGCTTGATGCAcatatattttattgctttttttttcttttcctaagaacATTCTTTATTCCTTAAACAAGTCACACCTCCTGTGATTTCATTGGAAAAACAGAAACTGGAAGAAGTATTTCTGTAACTTTATCAGAGGAACACAGATCAATGTATTTAAAGGAATGCTTAACTTGAGTTTAGACATGTAAATCAGCTTAGGAGACATTGTGTACTATCTAGCGTATTCAAGTTTTGCTACTTGAAAGTTGACTATGAATTGATTTTTCTACCTTAATTTAACTAATAAATTTCTAGTTATACCTACTATATTCCTGGCAAGGGGCTAGAGATACCATGATCAACAAGGCCACGTTTTTGCTCTTGAGAATCTCATAGACTTGATTTTCTTCTCCAGTACAAGCCAAGCTCTATAAAAAGAGCTAGTTTAAGACATTGCAGATTTCATGAAGGTAGGCACTCACTTTAAAGAATAGCCTTTAAAACTCTTGAGTCCACGCAATTATTTTTCTTGTACTCATTGAAGTTATTACGTACCTAATAAAAAATACCAAGACGTTGCACAGTAAGGAATATTTCACCTAAATATGCAATATTAGACCAATGAACATGGACTGTCATATTTCTAGCATTATGGAGAGCTCTGGGTTAGGTGCAGGTGCCCCTTCaagaaaacttgatttttttttttttttttgctgttcgcgggcctctcactgttgtggcctctcccgttgcggagcacagactccgacgcgcaggctcagcggccatggctcacgggcctagccgctccgcagcatgtgggatcttcccagaccggggcacgaacccgtgtcccctgcatcggcaggcggactctcaaccactgcgccaccagggaagccctggagtataATTCTTTATTGCTATTAGAAtgggattcttttccattggtttTCAACTAGTTATTGTTTGTACAAAAATTTATTggacttatatatttattttgtaagtgtttctccttggaactATTAAATCTGAACTCTCTTTCCAGCTTTAACTACTCTTTGGTTGATGCCCTTGTATGTTTGGATTCCTCTTGACTCTGTATTTGCTGTGGATCCTACATGGGGCTGTCTTTCTCTCAGATCTTTTGTGGGATACCTCCTGCCTGCCCTCAGGCTCTTGGCTCTTAGGCCCTGGAGCCCAGAGGCTAGGATAGGGGGCCTCTCCTTGGCCCTCTCCTGGCTCTACACAGGACCTCTATCCAGGCATTTAGAGCTCTGAATACAATTTCCAGTTCACCTTCTTTTAACCAAGCTTCATGATCAGTTAGAGCTTGGAGTGGATTTAGTAGTTAATggatatttgttgaaggaataagTGATTGACTGAAGTATTTGTCTCCTCCTTTCTAGACTGCCAActagctttttttatttttccaactagCTTTATTGGGAATGCTCTTGTATTTGGGAACttatttttcaacatattttccatctcttctgttgattttttttttctagtcaatttgtttatattttgtcatATATTCACCTAGCCTTATTTCATAGTAACTTCCACCAATATTGTACATTCTAAATAACTATCGATTTGACAATGATAGTTATATTATTTCGTTGGTCTAATGCATAATGACCACTCCCACACTCACTATGTAATCTTCTGTAACCTGCTAGGTTTGTTGACTTTGATGTTGCTGTTGCTGACTTGATGgctctttcctccctctcagaTTCAAGCTTCTTCAGGGGAGACCAAGTATACTGGTGCCTTGGACTGTGCAAAGAAGCTATACAAGGAGGCTGGGATCCGAGGCATCTACAAGGGGACTGTGCTCACCCTCATGCGAGGTAACCTTTGAGGCCCTCCATCTGAGGTGATTTGCCACAGAGGGTCTTGCCTGGATCTTCCGACGAGCCTTGGCACCATACATGCCACAGCTCTGACAGGGCTGGCACTGTGTGTCCTGGTTTTAGGCCATCTTACCTCTGGCCAGCATGGACACACATGAGGATGGGGGGACCCTCCATCCTTCTGATAGGCTGGCCGTCAAGGATGGAAATCATGAGCTTGGCAGTAGGAGGGGAGTAGCAAGTGGAAATCGTGGCTGGAGGGATGAGTGGGAAGAAAGAATGACTTAGGAGCAGTGGAGCTCTTTTTGGCTTGAGAGGCATGTCCTATTGGGGTGGCAATAGAAGAGGCAGAGACAGCTCTACCCTTGTCCTGAGATGACAGCTTGGAGGAAGGCCAGATGTTAGCTCGTTTATAACTGCTTGGAGTGGGCATATTAGTGGGGACCACTCAGAGGGCCTTTGAAGATGAAATAATGTCATGCATGTTAGCGCTCACTCACACCAGTGCTCACCCCAGAGCAGCATCTGATCACTGCAAAGTGATTATTGCAAATAGGAAGTGCTGCTGAGGAGCTTCTCAGGAAACCTTCAAGGGTCCAAAGCCAAGCTTggttcttctaagatcaggaaatcTGCgagaattttatatcatttaatttacCTCTTTATTGACACTAACAGATGTTCCAGCCAGTGGGATGTATTTCATGACATATGAATGGCTGAAAAATATCTTTACTCCAGAGGAAAAGAGGTGAGGAGAACAGAAGAACTTAGAAGCCACTTTGCCCAATCATGGGTAGGTTGCCATTTCCTGTTAGTGGATCTGAAGGCAGAAGTGGGACTTGCTTCTGTCTCCATGTCCACTTTCCTATTGTTGCTGCTGAGGCCCAGCTAATACTAATAGCCTTTACCCTGTGCCTCACCCAGTGGAGGAAGTGTTTGAAACAAGTGCATGAAACCTCCTTCAACGAGTGGCAGCTACCATGTCACAGGAGCTTTGGCCTTGGacctcctccctccagccagtttctctctctctgtggctGCCCTGTCTGCACAGGAGGGACGGTCTGAACACCACTCTCACAGCTTTTGTCTGACTGGGGCTGTTTGGTATTCTGCAGTGTCAATGAGCTCAGCGTGCCTCGGATCCTGGTGGCTGGGGGCATCGCAGGGATCTTCAACTGGGCTGTGGCAATCCCTCCAGACGTGCTCAAGTCCCGCTTCCAGACTGGTTAGTAGAGGAGAGTGGGGTAGATGGGGTTGGAGTGGGTCCCAGAACTGGCTGCCCCTGTGGTACAGAGTTCTTAAGGCCTTAGGGATACTCAATCTCCACAGTAGCACTCAGCATCTCTCTGGCCAACATTCTCCCTTGCAGTCATTTGTGTTCTAGGAATGCtagactcattttcttttttttttgcagtacgcgggcctctcactgctgtggcctctcccgttgtggagcataggctccggacgtgcaggctcagcagccatggctcacgggcctagctgctccgcggcatgtgggatcttcccggaccggggcacgaacccgtgtcccctgcatcggcaggcagactctcaaccactgcgccaccagggaagcccctagactcATTTTCTTGTCAGCCTAAACATAAAATAAGTgagagaaggacttccctggcagtccagtggttaagactcctcgcttccactgcagggggcacacgttcagtccctggtcagggaactaagatcccacattccgtgcagcatggcccaaaaaaagaaaaatagtagagAAGAAGTCAAATCAACCTTCCTTCCCTCGCATGAGCAGAAGGACTGTTTCATTCTTCATTCCCTTCTCCACTCCCTTGGCACCAGTAATCCAGACATTTGTATATGTTTGTCCCAAGGTGAACTGTGTTGTCTGTGGACTGGTCCCAGATGACCAGCAAAGTGTCCTCTCGCTGGTGCTGTGGCCCTGCAGGAAGACTTGACTACAATATTGTCCCCATGTAGGTCACCATGGTCAGGTCAGGAAGCTTCCTGAAGCCTTAACAGTTGCTTTCTGCCCACAGCACCTCCTGGGAAATATCCTAATGGCTTCAGAGATGTGCTGAGGGAGCTGATCCGGAATGAAGGAATCACATCCTTGTATAAGGGGTTCAATGCAGTGATGATCCGAGCCTTCCCAGCCAATGCAGTGAGTGACTGGCAGGGGCTGTGCTTTCCCTTTGGGGCTCAGAGCAGGGTGCAGGTGGGCTGACTTTTGCTTGCTTCTGGGATTGAATTGGGGACTCAGTTTTTCCACATCCCACCGTCAGTCAGAGCCTCCTTATTTGTTCCCTTTCCTGAAACTGTCAGGAAGATTTGCCTTTGTGATCCTCTGAGGTGAGGAGCTTTGATTTCCTGGCCTGGCCATCAGAAGTGGGCAGTTGTGGGACatgcattttctttcccttttaggaATGAGAAAGCATAGCTTGATTCTGTGACCTGAGGTGGGGGATTAGGAAGGGATTTTGGTCCTGACAGGGCCAGTCAAGCACAGTGCTGGGGTCTCTGTGAATAGTCACAATTCCTGTtggcttttctcttccttccaacCCCTTCTCAGGCCTGTTTCCTTGGCTTTGAAGTTGCCATGAAGTTCCTTAATTGGGCCATGCCCAACTTGTGAGGCTGAAGGCTGCTCAAGGCTTCAGGATGCTGGAAGCTGTCATCAAGGAGGAACAGTGGGCAGGACTAGGCTGTCCTGAAGTGTGAGGGGAGGGGCATGGTGAGATGTGAGCTCTGTGCACGGACTCACAATGGTTGAGACCATTGTCTTAATGACATCCTTTTCCTGGTATAATTTGCCATTTTGCAACTTGAATCCACTCTAGTCAATTTAAGGGAACTCATGAGGATTTGGAGATGGAGTAAGTAGCTTCTAGACCAGATACTATCTGTGGCCAGAATGCTGTCTACTAGTTGACCACTGGCCCTACTACACCCAAAATACTCCTTGAGAAAGAGGGAATCTCAGCCTCTCACTGGAGACACAATGCATGTTTTCAGCCATCTGACCAGGAACTGGGGCCTTCTTTGATCCCTAGCCAGGAACACTCACCAGATTTCCAGGGTATCATCTAATCCTGGCCTGCACATGGGAATGTGGACTTGAGGCCCACATCTGTCTGTCCAAGTAGACTGAGCAAATGTGCCTAGGGTAGGTAGCCTGTTAacagtcaggtttttttttttttttaaatgcatgcaagtaatcaaaattaaaactagagTAGCCTAATTTCCAGGAGTAGGTGGAGAGCTTTCCCTCCTACACAGTGAGGAGGAGAATTTTGAACCGACAGTCCCAGCTTGCTAGGATAAATGAGAAAGCCCAGGGTGTAGGAAGGCTCTTTTTGCACACTCTTTTCTCATGAAGCACCCTATTTTaacaggaaataataaatattgtttctaatttttgcattgtgtgaaatttttttcttttgattctggGTCATTTCAGCAAGCAGCCTCTGTGGCCTTGGTGGAGGCTGTTAGGGATCCAGTATCCTTCCCTGGTTCTTCAGGCAGGGGTTCTagcaagagaaagaggaggaagttttggccagcccagccttccctgactgccccagctccagctgctggagggtgaggtggggtggggtgggatggggcaaCGTGATTGGTAACTGTTCCCATAGCTCTCAGTGCAAGCCTGGCATCCAGACCCCCACAGGGCCGAGCCTGAAGCCCATCCCTTCATTCCTTCACCTCTCTGCCCTCAGCCATGGGTGTCTTAGCTAACGGATGGAGAGTCAATTGTTCTAAAAGGCCAAAAGCAATTCTGAGTTTTCATATGTACTTTGGGGTCACTGTGTGATCTGATGTCTGGAATTACTAATCAGGCTGATGATGATGACCAGGTGcagctggaggaggtgagggagtcaTAATGGAGAGTCACAAGCTAGTCTGTCcttggctgggggagggagaggctaccagagctgggcttctctggtgttGTTCCATCTGGCAGTCACAGTTCTGGCACTTCCCGCCTCACTGCAGCTGCACAGAGATCCTTGGACTTTGGCTTTAGAGCTATCACTCAGTGTAAATGGGTGAGAGGGGAAGGGACCCACCCCCATCTGGGAGTGGGTGTGGCCAACCTGGCTGGAAGCTGAAGATTTGGTGGTTTAAGGAAGGAGAATTTATTTCTGGGAAGATATTTCTGGATGATGGTcaagtaaaaaaataacaattttaggGATGAAAATTGTGTGCATTCTGCCTGGGAAGATTAATTCAGTGTTATGCTTTTCCCCTCTCATGCTGCAGGATATCTTTGTTTAATCTCTCACTGATTTGGAGATGGCCACGTATGTGTCTCCTGGAGCTCTTCTAGGCACTGCCCAGTCCTTGAGACAGTCCTGAAACCTCGGCCTTTTCCCAGGAGCTCCTCTGAGTGCATTTGCATTCTAACCAAATGCCAGCCATTCCCATGGCTCAGGATCACTTTTACAGTCTCTGCTTCTGGATAATTTACCCTTTGAAACAgcttccattttaaaatggaatatttggaTTCCTTGATATTAGTGGTGGTAAATTCTTCTACTCCTTTGGGTATTCAATAGATGTTAAGTCAAATAAGGAAGTGCCTGGAGGCATATTTGTGAAGGGAGCAGAGCAGATGGTGAGTAACTCCCTCCTGGCTGGCACTTTCTGTTTATGATGCACTTTGAAATGCCACCTGTTCCTGATATATCTCTTCTCTCCCTGACTGGGGGTATGGGTAGGGGAGAGATTGGGGCCCTCCCAAGCAATTTCTCGGACTGTCACAGTCAGCCTTAAGTAGAAGCCAGTGATTGTTACAACAACCAGCCAGTGATAACAGCCTCATCCGGGCACAAAGAAGAGTATGATCGCGTCAAAGGTAAAAGACAGAGGGCAGGTTGTTTTAACCTATTAGAAGCAATAGTAGCACCATTTCTGCTGTAAGGTCATAGCATCTCTACCCACAGTTCTTTCACCACAATTCTTTTGAGGCTAGAACCCCTTATTCGTTTTCCAGCCGCTTCATGGATTCATTCTCATCTCTTTACCCCATGTAACTCAGTGTTTAATGGGTAGGGATTTATACCCCCATTTTCAGATGTGGAAGCCAAAGCTCAGACAGGGTAAACTGATCTACCAAGATCATTGGCAAATTGATAACAGAGTGTGGACAATAGAGTGGTGTCTGGGTGTCCACAGGCCTGAAGAAAGGCTTGTGATGCTATCAGAGGCTGTCCTCAGACTGCTTGACTTAAACTCCAAGAGGCCTGTCTGTACTGTAGGGTCAAAGCCCAGGCAGCTGGCCTGTGAGTCAGGCTAGGGGTGGCACACAGAGTTCCAACAGGCACTGGGAAGGCCCCAGGGCCAAGTGCTCGCTGAGTGctcctttttctgctttctttgctCTAGTCAGCATGCAGGCCTGTAGCTCTCCAGCCAGGCTCTCCCTTGCTTCCCAGGTTCTGTTCTTGCCCTGAGATGTCTAGAGGCAGACGCTAGGTCCACTGCAGAGACTGACACTTTCTCAGGACGGTGTCCCAGGGAGGGGCTGGCTCTTAGGTGCAGAAATAGGCAGCCCAGGAATTAACTGCTCCCTTGAGCATGGACGCTTGTTAAAATAACTGGACCAAAGGCAGTGGCCTCATGGGGGCGGCATTATGAAGGCTGAAATACGGCTTGGGTTAGGGCAAAGGAAATATAGCCCACTTCCCC
The DNA window shown above is from Phocoena phocoena chromosome 10, mPhoPho1.1, whole genome shotgun sequence and carries:
- the SLC25A20 gene encoding mitochondrial carnitine/acylcarnitine carrier protein, whose product is MADQAKPISPLKNLLAGGFGGMCLVFVGHPLDTVKVRLQTQPPNLPGQPPMYSGTFDCFRKTLMREGIMGLYRGMAAPIIGVTPMFAVCFFGFGLGKKLQQKHPEDVLSYPQLFAAGMLSGVFTTGIMTPGERIKCLLQIQASSGETKYTGALDCAKKLYKEAGIRGIYKGTVLTLMRDVPASGMYFMTYEWLKNIFTPEEKSVNELSVPRILVAGGIAGIFNWAVAIPPDVLKSRFQTAPPGKYPNGFRDVLRELIRNEGITSLYKGFNAVMIRAFPANAACFLGFEVAMKFLNWAMPNL